A window of Eretmochelys imbricata isolate rEreImb1 chromosome 25, rEreImb1.hap1, whole genome shotgun sequence contains these coding sequences:
- the TBXA2R gene encoding thromboxane A2 receptor, with the protein MEANGSLASEMGSCFRSTNLSTNLSENGRKLIVSRWFSTVFGSIGLASNLFALCVLVSSSRKMHSRARSSFLIFLCGLVVTDFLGLLVTGTIIISYHFTKFNWMVVDPACYLCNFLGLSMVFFGQCPLLLGATMAGERFFGINRPFSRSTSMSKRRAWFMVGMVWAFSFSLGLLPILGLGDYTLQYPNSWCFITLLHDAKNVTFCLIFALLGILAVGLSFLFNTVSVVTLCRVYHDRESVQRRRDSEVEMMVQLVGIMIIATVCWLPLLIFIIQTVLQEPAPGLLPRHIPRQTEEMLLIYLRMVTWNQILDPWVYILFRRAVLKRIYPSLKTRPSIVSLYPMLNTSLRRKLTQESVLQ; encoded by the exons ATGGAGGCCAATGGCAGCCTGGCCAGCGAGATGGGCTCGTGCTTCCGCAGCACCAACCTCAGCACCAACCTCAGCGAGAACGGCAGGAAGCTGATTGTCTCGCGCTGGTTCTCCACTGTCTTCGGCAGCATCGGCCTTGCCTCCAACCTCTTTGCCCTCTGTGTGCTGGTCAGCTCCTCCCGGAAGATGCACAGCCGTGCCCGCTCCTCCTTCCTCATCTTCCTCTGCGGCCTGGTCGTGACGGACTTCCTTGGCCTGCTGGTGACCGGGACCATCATCATCTCCTACCACTTCACCAAGTTCAACTGGATGGTGGTCGACCCTGCTTGCTACCTCTGCAACTTCCTGGGCCTCTCCATGGTCTTCTTCGGCCAGTGCCCGCTGCTGCTGGGCGCCACCATGGCCGGGGAGCGCTTCTTTGGCATCAACCGCCCCTTCTCCCGCTCCACCAGCATGTCCAAGCGCCGAGCCTGGTTCATGGTAGGCATGGTCTGGGCCTTCTCCTtctccctgggactcctgcccatCCTGGGCCTGGGGGACTACACCCTGCAGTATCCCAACTCCTGGTGCTTCATCACTCTGCTGCATGATGCCAAGAACGTCACCTTCTGCCTGATCTTCGCCCTGCTGGGCATCCTGGCTGTAGGCCTCTCCTTCCTTTTCAACACGGTCAGCGTGGTGACGCTCTGCCGGGTCTACCATGACCGCGAGTCAGTGCAGAGGCGGCGGGACAGCGAGGTGGAGATGATGGTGCAGCTGGTGGGCATTATGATCATTGCCACCGTCTGCTGGTTACCCCTGCTG atatTTATCATCCAGACGGTCCTGCAGGAGCCCGCCCCCGGCTTGCTGCCCCGACACATCCCGCGGCAGACCGAGGAGATGCTGCTGATCTACCTGCGCATGGTCACCTGGAACCAGATCCTGGACCCCTGGGTCTACATCCTCTTCCGCAGGGCTGTGCTGAAGCGCATCTACCCCAGCCTCAAGACACGGCCCTCCATCGTCTCCCTCTACCCCATGCTCAACACCTCCCTGCGCCGCAAGCTCACTCAGGAGTCTGTGCTGCAGTAG